One genomic window of Arachis stenosperma cultivar V10309 chromosome 10, arast.V10309.gnm1.PFL2, whole genome shotgun sequence includes the following:
- the LOC130954672 gene encoding uncharacterized protein LOC130954672, translating into MKRRWLSSYGVAAAVVVVVLLAALSIGTSAEQLSTRECENLGFSGLALCSDCKTFSEYVKDKELVSDCYKCCTEDSNDATAKVAYSGAILEVCMRKLVFYPEVVGFIEEEKDKFPTVKVQYVFNSPPKLIMLDHAGDQKETIRIDNWKRDHILQFMREKVKPVAAN; encoded by the exons atgaagAGGAGATGGCTGAGTAGCTACGGCGTTGCGGCGGCGGTGGTGGTTGTGGTCTTGTTGGCCGCCTTGAGTATCGGTACATCAGCGGAGCAACTGAGCACAAGAGAATGCGAGAATCTTGGATTCTCCGGTCTCGCTCTGTGCTCCGATTGCAAGACTTTCTCCGAGTACGTCAAAGACAAAG AGCTGGTATCGGATTGTTACAAGTGTTGCACGGAAGATTCCAATGATGCTACTGCCAAG gttgcaTACTCTGGAGCCATTTTGGAAGTTTGCATGAGGAAGCTTGTTTTCTATCCTGAAGTTGTTGGCTTCATTGAAGAGGAGAAGGATAAATTTCCAACCGTCAAAGTTCAATATGTTTTTAATTCCCCACCAAAGCTAATCATGCTGGATCATGCAGGTGATCAGAAAGAAACAATCAG AATCGATAATTGGAAACGCGATCATATACTGCAGTTCATGCGAGAGAAGGTGAAGCCTGTGGCGGCTAATTGA